One Pseudodesulfovibrio cashew DNA window includes the following coding sequences:
- the hmcF gene encoding sulfate respiration complex iron-sulfur protein HmcF — translation MPEGKFCNKTPITTEEQLKATLGDKGGKQYYEEMNHLDVDSEKLWGAIQKTMKSRTKTWLEICAHCGLCAESCFLYQVNGRVPEQVPSYKIQSTLGQMVKKKGKVDNEFMQMCMETAWSKCTCCNRCGMYCPHGIDMGVMFSYLRGLLYSQGFVPWELKIGAGMHRVYRAQMDVTMEDWVETCEWMAEETEEEWPGLEIPVDKEDADIMYTCNAREPKHYPEDIAEAAILFHVAGENWTVPSEGWEQTSLSMFAGDWECCKDNVVNVYSAIERLRPKRAIGTECGHAHRATVIEGPYWAGREDGQPPAPYIHYVEWLAEALRTGKLKIDPAKRIKEPVTLQDSCNYVRNQGLKDVTREIISYIVEPGYFVEMAPNKEHNYCCGGGGGFNGIGLYREQRNVALRKKKQQILDTGCKLVIAPCHNCWDAIRDLEEEYEIGIRWSFLKPLVIGMLDVPEHLLPKDE, via the coding sequence ATGCCTGAAGGAAAATTCTGCAACAAGACGCCCATCACCACCGAAGAGCAGCTCAAGGCCACTCTCGGGGATAAGGGCGGCAAGCAATACTACGAAGAAATGAACCACCTGGACGTGGATTCTGAGAAGCTCTGGGGAGCCATTCAGAAGACCATGAAGTCCAGGACCAAAACCTGGTTGGAAATCTGCGCTCACTGCGGCCTCTGCGCCGAGTCCTGCTTCCTCTACCAGGTCAACGGACGGGTGCCCGAACAGGTGCCTTCCTACAAGATCCAGTCCACGCTCGGCCAGATGGTCAAGAAGAAGGGCAAGGTCGACAACGAGTTCATGCAGATGTGCATGGAGACCGCCTGGTCCAAGTGCACCTGCTGCAATCGTTGCGGCATGTACTGCCCCCACGGCATCGACATGGGCGTCATGTTCAGCTACCTGCGCGGCCTGCTCTACTCCCAGGGCTTCGTGCCGTGGGAGCTGAAGATCGGCGCGGGCATGCACCGCGTCTACCGCGCCCAGATGGACGTCACCATGGAAGACTGGGTCGAGACCTGCGAGTGGATGGCCGAGGAGACCGAGGAAGAATGGCCCGGTCTGGAAATCCCCGTGGACAAGGAAGACGCTGACATCATGTACACCTGCAACGCCCGTGAGCCCAAGCACTACCCGGAAGATATCGCCGAAGCGGCCATTCTCTTCCACGTGGCGGGCGAGAACTGGACCGTGCCTTCCGAGGGCTGGGAGCAGACCTCCCTGTCCATGTTCGCCGGTGACTGGGAATGCTGCAAGGACAACGTCGTCAACGTCTACAGCGCCATCGAGCGGCTGCGTCCCAAGCGGGCCATCGGCACCGAGTGCGGTCACGCGCACCGCGCCACCGTCATCGAGGGCCCGTACTGGGCCGGACGTGAGGATGGACAGCCCCCGGCACCGTATATCCACTACGTCGAATGGCTGGCCGAGGCCCTGCGCACCGGCAAGCTCAAGATTGACCCGGCCAAGCGGATCAAAGAGCCCGTCACGCTGCAGGACTCCTGCAACTACGTGCGTAACCAGGGCCTCAAGGACGTGACGCGCGAGATCATCAGCTACATCGTCGAGCCCGGCTACTTCGTGGAGATGGCCCCCAACAAGGAGCACAACTACTGCTGCGGCGGTGGTGGCGGCTTCAACGGCATCGGCCTGTACCGCGAGCAGCGCAACGTGGCCCTGCGCAAGAAGAAGCAGCAGATCCTCGATACCGGCTGCAAGCTGGTCATCGCGCCCTGCCACAACTGCTGGGACGCCATCCGGGACCTGGAAGAAGAGTACGAGATCGGTATCCGCTGGTCCTTCCTCAAGCCGCTGGTCATCGGCATGCTCGACGTGCCGGAGCACCTGCTGCCCAAAGACGAGTAA
- a CDS encoding universal stress protein gives MFKKILLATSGAPSTFGAARVAFDMAKRYGAEVVVLNVMGVPTKAFSQVVNDVRTGEEVEVDDEYRSWVEEELKTTFEKQFETVEFSKLVLTTGVPHREILRCARDEDVDMIVMGASSGDSNVYRKGYPGSTLQRVAKAARCPVMTVHRETASYWGGFSNIVFATDFSKQAASAFKFSLNAAKELDSDLTILHALDISGKVLDQNEIEDRLIAARERIRGTYDLGDFKNCDIEVWEGVPYVEIVKMARERSADLIVMAHHIRELDPEKARIGSTMEQVILRAGCPVISVSKPDKV, from the coding sequence ATGTTCAAGAAGATTCTTTTGGCAACCAGCGGTGCTCCGTCCACCTTCGGTGCCGCCCGCGTCGCCTTTGACATGGCCAAACGCTACGGGGCCGAAGTCGTGGTTCTCAACGTCATGGGCGTGCCCACCAAGGCCTTTTCCCAGGTCGTCAACGACGTCCGTACCGGAGAAGAGGTCGAGGTCGACGACGAGTACCGGTCCTGGGTCGAGGAGGAGCTCAAGACCACGTTCGAGAAGCAGTTCGAGACCGTGGAATTCTCCAAGCTCGTGCTGACCACCGGCGTTCCGCACCGTGAAATCCTGCGCTGCGCCCGCGACGAGGACGTGGATATGATCGTCATGGGCGCCAGCTCCGGCGATTCCAATGTCTACCGCAAGGGGTATCCCGGCTCCACACTGCAGCGCGTGGCCAAGGCCGCCCGCTGCCCGGTGATGACCGTGCACCGCGAGACCGCGTCCTACTGGGGCGGTTTCAGCAACATCGTCTTCGCCACCGACTTCTCCAAGCAGGCGGCAAGCGCATTCAAGTTCTCGCTGAACGCCGCCAAGGAGCTCGATAGCGACCTGACCATCCTGCACGCCCTGGACATCAGCGGCAAGGTGCTGGATCAGAACGAGATCGAGGACCGGCTTATCGCTGCCCGCGAGCGCATCCGGGGTACCTACGACCTGGGCGACTTCAAGAATTGCGACATCGAGGTTTGGGAAGGTGTTCCCTACGTTGAAATAGTCAAGATGGCACGCGAACGGTCCGCCGACCTCATCGTCATGGCGCACCACATCCGCGAGCTGGACCCGGAAAAGGCGCGGATCGGCTCCACCATGGAGCAGGTCATCCTGCGCGCCGGCTGTCCGGTGATCAGCGTGTCCAAGCCTGACAAGGTATAG
- the divK gene encoding DVU0259 family response regulator domain-containing protein, which produces MSKKILIIDDDKEIRSYLSELLGDNGYETVTANDGSEAVEIAKREKPDLVTLDLEMPNEWGPRFYRKMTQDEELKRTPVVVISGLNAIKYAIPKAVASLTKPFEPAQLLKIVKDTIG; this is translated from the coding sequence ATGTCCAAGAAGATTCTTATCATCGACGACGACAAGGAAATCCGCTCGTATTTGTCCGAACTGCTCGGCGACAACGGGTATGAGACCGTGACCGCCAACGACGGTTCCGAGGCCGTGGAGATCGCCAAGCGGGAAAAGCCGGATCTCGTTACGCTGGACCTGGAGATGCCCAACGAATGGGGCCCCCGGTTCTACCGCAAAATGACCCAGGACGAAGAGCTGAAGCGTACGCCCGTGGTGGTCATCAGCGGCCTCAACGCGATCAAATACGCTATTCCCAAGGCGGTAGCAAGCCTTACGAAGCCTTTCGAACCGGCTCAATTGCTGAAAATTGTCAAGGACACCATTGGATAG
- the divK gene encoding DVU0259 family response regulator domain-containing protein: MPKKIMVVDDDPDIVDYLVNVFEDHGYETCRASDGISAYDVALAEKPDLITLDIEMPHEWGPRFYRRLTSEEEFSDIPVIVISGLSGIHLAIRRAVATIKKPFDPADVIQIVREALGE; encoded by the coding sequence ATGCCGAAGAAAATCATGGTGGTGGATGACGATCCGGATATCGTCGACTACCTCGTCAACGTATTCGAAGATCACGGTTATGAGACCTGCCGCGCGTCGGACGGGATTTCGGCGTACGATGTGGCCCTGGCAGAGAAGCCGGACCTCATCACGCTGGATATCGAGATGCCCCACGAGTGGGGGCCCCGGTTTTACCGCCGGTTGACGAGTGAGGAGGAGTTCTCCGACATCCCGGTGATAGTCATCAGCGGGCTGTCCGGGATTCATCTGGCCATCCGCAGGGCAGTGGCGACCATCAAGAAGCCGTTTGACCCCGCCGATGTGATCCAGATAGTGCGAGAGGCCCTGGGCGAATAG
- a CDS encoding response regulator produces MGFSKLMLVDDEEGVRRFLGLSLMDMGYQVETAGDGESALALFETFRPQVVFTDIKMPVMDGIELLRRIKADSPDTEVIMITGHGDMDMAIESLKHGASDFITKPINNDVLEISLDRARERFSMRMQLREYTENLERLVEEKTSRIIELERQNAACQVVQGLSSALSSAAQEVETGSGLFNELPCLVSIHNRYLEIVAHNKLFEERLGNHVGSNSFDIYSDRNSPGNACPVQKTFETGKGQRSKENFLSRDGDEIPVTVYTAPIPDKDGNIELVLDISVDMTELKRLEDELLTAQYKYQRLFDDAPCYITVQNPDLTIAEANRKFVRDFGDVAGKFCFDTYKHRENPCPDCLVAKTLKDGEPRQRETVVTTLTGEQKNMLVQSAPIYDASGRVIQAMELSTDITEIRKLQDHLTSLGIMLGSMSHGVKGMLTSLDGGIYRLESGLRKGDEQRVQDATKTLKSMIGRVKKMVLDILYYAKSRELETESVDASVFLRDTAEIGGAKAEVSGVEFVCDVPDGLGDIQADTAALSAALVNFLENGVDACDGRGVDGGGRLEFSARRENGNLVITVADNGMGMDQETKDKIFTLFFSSKGKRGTGIGLFISNQTIERHGGTIRVDSSPDTGSIFTIILPDRLS; encoded by the coding sequence ATGGGGTTCAGCAAGTTGATGCTCGTGGATGACGAGGAGGGTGTCCGGCGTTTTCTGGGGCTCTCTCTCATGGACATGGGATACCAGGTGGAGACTGCCGGTGACGGCGAGTCCGCCCTGGCCCTGTTCGAGACATTTCGTCCGCAGGTCGTATTCACAGACATCAAGATGCCTGTCATGGACGGCATCGAGCTGCTTCGGCGGATCAAGGCCGATTCTCCTGACACCGAAGTGATCATGATCACCGGCCACGGTGACATGGACATGGCCATCGAGTCCCTCAAGCATGGGGCCTCGGACTTCATCACCAAGCCCATCAATAACGACGTGCTGGAAATCTCCCTGGATCGCGCCAGGGAGCGGTTTTCCATGCGCATGCAGCTCCGCGAGTATACCGAAAATCTCGAACGGCTCGTGGAGGAGAAAACCAGCCGCATCATCGAGCTGGAACGCCAGAACGCCGCATGCCAGGTCGTCCAGGGGCTCTCCTCGGCCCTGTCCAGCGCCGCCCAGGAGGTCGAGACCGGTTCCGGCCTGTTCAACGAGCTTCCCTGTCTGGTCTCCATTCACAACCGCTATCTGGAGATCGTGGCCCACAACAAGCTCTTCGAGGAGCGACTGGGCAACCACGTGGGCTCCAACAGCTTTGATATCTATTCCGACCGCAACTCTCCGGGCAACGCCTGCCCGGTGCAGAAGACCTTCGAGACGGGCAAGGGCCAGCGCTCCAAGGAAAATTTCCTCTCCAGGGACGGGGACGAGATCCCGGTCACGGTCTACACCGCTCCCATCCCGGACAAGGATGGCAACATCGAGCTGGTGCTCGACATCTCCGTGGACATGACCGAGCTCAAGCGTCTCGAAGACGAATTGCTCACGGCCCAGTACAAGTACCAGCGTCTCTTCGATGACGCTCCCTGCTACATTACCGTACAGAATCCGGACCTGACCATTGCCGAGGCGAACCGGAAGTTCGTCAGGGACTTTGGCGATGTGGCCGGAAAATTCTGCTTCGACACCTACAAGCACCGCGAGAACCCCTGTCCGGATTGCCTGGTGGCCAAGACCCTCAAGGACGGCGAGCCCCGGCAGCGGGAGACCGTGGTCACCACCCTGACCGGCGAGCAGAAGAACATGCTGGTCCAGTCCGCGCCCATTTACGACGCCTCGGGCCGGGTTATCCAGGCCATGGAGCTGTCGACGGACATCACCGAAATCCGCAAGTTGCAGGATCACCTGACTTCCCTGGGTATCATGCTCGGTTCCATGTCCCACGGCGTCAAGGGCATGCTTACCTCGCTTGATGGAGGCATCTACCGGTTGGAGTCCGGGCTGCGCAAGGGAGACGAGCAGCGCGTGCAGGACGCCACCAAGACGCTGAAGTCCATGATCGGTCGCGTCAAGAAGATGGTCCTGGACATTTTGTACTACGCCAAGTCCCGCGAGCTGGAGACCGAAAGCGTGGACGCCAGCGTCTTCCTGCGGGATACGGCGGAGATCGGTGGGGCCAAGGCGGAGGTGTCGGGCGTGGAGTTCGTCTGCGACGTGCCCGACGGGCTTGGTGACATCCAGGCCGACACCGCGGCCCTCTCCGCGGCGCTGGTCAATTTCCTGGAAAACGGAGTGGATGCCTGCGACGGTCGCGGTGTTGACGGCGGTGGCCGCCTGGAGTTCTCGGCCCGGCGGGAGAACGGCAACCTGGTCATCACGGTCGCGGATAATGGCATGGGCATGGACCAGGAGACGAAGGATAAGATCTTCACCCTGTTCTTCTCCTCCAAGGGCAAGCGAGGCACCGGCATCGGATTGTTCATCTCCAACCAGACCATCGAACGGCACGGCGGGACCATTCGAGTGGATTCGTCGCCGGACACGGGGTCGATTTTCACCATAATTCTGCCTGACCGGCTCAGTTGA